From one Triticum urartu cultivar G1812 chromosome 3, Tu2.1, whole genome shotgun sequence genomic stretch:
- the LOC125549287 gene encoding uncharacterized protein LOC125549287: MRPLRDIGQVGGANEIDKQSLQVVQVLWSEWEIHCLILASFGLQVFLFFTAGMRRHNVSRILNSLIWLAYLSTDSVAIFVLGHLAVHANGSHHLLIFWTPFLLLHLGGQDTITAFSMQDNELWQRHLLGLITQASVAGYIITISSWQDSRLLAATVLMFLSGVFKYIGRTFCLCSSRTFLLTDATVPILDRYVRGVYYTPTLLTRGPSEDILKQVVHDMMINQDDVKLPPVDNFAQILMDTPLNDRDTIECASIIPGLLNVLKSSANRSNTYVYVGTLLVRSYERIYTKGLLNMFWIFPIRTIMSKDSEDKITAIVFLHIASLLLLFPLISALITLRLFMASEKAELYNTTDVIVSYILLVGAIILEVASLFMSILSYFASREAPTCYPLTNVVLRVANYIHPAGRHRKRWSKMLGQYNMLEHHTRQKSTGIVPIVSTWIGKPFSRIAVSKELEELVLDKLLELGTGDQECWNFASFRGQLALQRWTDMRTIINNADLPTSVLIWHIATEIYYLRENSITCPDQTKKIRAIRELSNYTMYLVFTCDVMLTTSSKLVHVNTQKESSKLFEGVLIVV; encoded by the exons ATGAGGCCACTAAGGGATATTGGGCAAGTTGGAGGCGCCAACGAGATCGACAAACAAAG CTTGCAGGTCGTCCAAGTGCTCTGGAGCGAATGGGAGATTCATTGCCTCATACTTGCAAGCTTTGGCCTACAAGTATTCCTCTTCTTCACAGCAGGCATGCGGAGGCACAACGTGTCCCGCATTCTCAACTCTCTTATATGGCTAGCCTACTTATCTACCGATTCTGTGGCCATTTTTGTTCTCGGTCATCTCGCGGTCCATGCGAATGGCTCACACCATCTTCTTATCTTCTGGACACCATTCCTACTCCTACACTTGGGAGGGCAAGACACTATCACTGCCTTCTCCATGCAAGACAACGAGCTCTGGCAACGACACCTGCTAGGATTGATCACCCAAGCATCGGTGGCTGGCTACATAATCACCATATCGTCTTGGCAAGACAGTCGCCTCCTTGCTGCCACGGTGCTCATGTTCTTGTCTGGGGTTTTCAAGTACATTGGGCGCACCTTTTGCCTTTGCTCATCTCGAACATTTCTCCTCACAGATGCTACCGTGCCTATTTTGGATAGATATGTACGCGGTGTATACTATACACCGACTCTTTTGACTAGGGGGCCTTCCGAGGATATACTAAAGCAAGTAGTGCATGATATGATGATTAACCAGGATGATGTGAAGCTGCCACCCGTTGACAATTTCGCACAAATACTGATGGATACTCCACTCAATGATAGGGATACTATTGAATGTGCATCTATCATACCAGGCTTGCTCAATGTGCTCAAGTCTAGTGCAAACCGCTCCAATACCTATGTTTATGTCGGCACACTACTTGTTCGTTCTTATGAACGCATCTACACCAAGGGTTTGCTTAATATGTTCTGGATTTTCCCTATCCGTACAATAATGTCCAAAGATTCCGAGGACAAAATCACAGCCATAGTATTTCTTCACATTGCTTCACTCCTCTTGCTCTTCCCACTTATCTCGGCCTTGATAACATTGCGTCTCTTTATGGCTTCTGAAAAAGCCGAACTCTACAACACGACTGATGTCATAGTCTCCTACATATTACTCGTAGGGGCCATAATCCTTGAGGTGGCATCTCTCTTCATGTCCATTCTTTCCTACTTTGCATCAAGGGAAGCACCAACATGTTATCCACTTACGAATGTAGTCTTGCGTGTAGCCAACTATATTCACCCTGCGGGCAGACACAGAAAACGCTGGTCCAAAATGCTTGGACAATATAACATGTTGGAACATCACACCAGACAAAAGTCCACAGGCATCGTGCCAATTGTATCAACATGGATTGGCAAGCCATTTTCAAGAATTGCCGTTAGTAAAGAGCTCGAGGAGCTTGTCCTTGATAAGCTGCTAGAATTGGGAACAGGTGACCAAGAATGCTGGAACTTTGCTAGCTTCCGTGGACAGCTAGCGCTTCAGAGATGGACTGATATGCGCACGATCATTAACAATGCTGACCTGCCAACAAGTGTGTTGATCTGGCACATTGCAACAGAGATATATTACTTGAGAGAAAATAGCATCACCTGTCCTGATCAAACTAAGAAAATAAGAGCGATCAGAGAGCTATCAAACTATACCATGTATCTTGTCTTCACGTGTGATGTGATGCTTACGACCAGCTCCAAGCTCGTACATGTTAACACTCAGAAGGAATCAAGCAAACTCTTCGAGGGTGTGTTAATCGTGGTATGA